Proteins encoded by one window of Ramlibacter tataouinensis:
- a CDS encoding TAXI family TRAP transporter solute-binding subunit — MRLKTLVPALAGCVAVSAALFSAPAAAQQKFMTIGTGGVTGVYYAAGGAICRLVNKDRAKHGIRCSVESTGGSVFNVNTIKAGELDLGFAQSDVQFNAYKGQAQFKDGGAYGDLRAVFSVHPEPFTVVARKEANAKTLNDLKGKRFNVGNPGSGTRASMEELMAAMGWKMGDFSLASELKADEHGPALCDGKIDGFFYGVGHPSANIQDPTTTCGAKLVSITGPAVDKLIADKPYYAKATIPGGLYPNNPDGAQTYGVLATVVSSTKSSPETVYQVVKAVFDNFEEFKKLHPALAHLKPENMAKDGLSAPLHEGAARYYREKGWIK, encoded by the coding sequence ATGCGTTTGAAGACCCTGGTGCCGGCACTGGCCGGCTGCGTGGCCGTATCCGCGGCGCTGTTCAGCGCCCCTGCCGCTGCGCAGCAGAAGTTCATGACCATCGGCACGGGCGGCGTCACGGGCGTGTACTACGCCGCCGGAGGCGCCATCTGCCGCCTGGTCAACAAGGATCGCGCCAAGCACGGCATCCGCTGCTCGGTCGAATCCACCGGCGGCTCGGTGTTCAACGTCAACACCATCAAGGCCGGCGAACTCGACCTCGGCTTCGCCCAGAGCGACGTGCAGTTCAACGCCTACAAGGGCCAGGCGCAGTTCAAGGACGGCGGCGCCTACGGTGACCTGCGGGCGGTGTTCTCGGTGCACCCGGAGCCGTTCACCGTGGTGGCGCGCAAGGAAGCGAATGCCAAGACGCTCAACGACCTCAAGGGCAAGCGCTTCAACGTCGGCAATCCCGGCTCGGGCACGCGCGCCTCGATGGAGGAACTGATGGCCGCCATGGGCTGGAAGATGGGCGACTTCTCGCTGGCTTCCGAGCTCAAGGCCGACGAGCACGGCCCGGCCCTGTGCGACGGCAAGATCGACGGCTTCTTCTACGGCGTCGGCCACCCCAGCGCCAACATCCAGGACCCCACCACCACCTGCGGCGCCAAGCTGGTCTCGATCACCGGCCCGGCCGTCGACAAGCTGATCGCCGACAAGCCCTACTACGCCAAGGCGACCATCCCGGGCGGCCTGTACCCGAACAACCCCGACGGGGCGCAGACCTACGGCGTGCTGGCCACCGTGGTGTCGTCCACCAAGTCGTCGCCGGAAACGGTCTACCAGGTGGTCAAGGCCGTGTTCGACAACTTCGAGGAATTCAAGAAGCTGCACCCGGCGCTGGCGCACCTGAAGCCCGAGAACATGGCCAAGGACGGCCTGTCGGCGCCGCTGCACGAGGGTGCGGCACGCTACTACCGCGAGAAGGGCTGGATCAAGTAA
- a CDS encoding TRAP transporter permease has protein sequence MATDIEKAPQALQELVAESDTGARKPGGITAMVITGTALAWAVFQYWYASPLPFAIGWGVLNDTEARAIHLAFAMFLAFLAWPAGRRSPRNRVPLLDWLLALAGAFAGAYLLLFYAQLATRPGQPNLMDVVTATVGLVLLLEATRRAVGWPMAVLAALFIGYAMAGPWMPEVLQHKGASLNRLVSHMWLTTEGVYGIALGVSTSAIFVYVLFGALLDRAGGGNYMMQVSFAALGHMRGGPAKVAVVSSALNGMISGSSVSNVVSGGIFTIPLMKKSGYGGVKAGAIETMSSVNGQIMPPVMGAAAFLMVEYVGIPYSEIVKHAALPAVLSYIGLFYIVHLEALKMGMNPLVRRAPRPVRDKLLRTGIGLSGSIIVVAAIYYAMVAIQSLLGAAATWGVALLMAALYLYAIREAARCPDLPEDIDVDNPTPLDTWPTVRAGLHYLIPIGTLIWCLMVEEMSPSLSAFWAITVLIALMVTQRPLVRLLRRQSAAGTWLTGWHDVTGGFHDGARNMIGIGIATATAGIIVGGITLTGLGLRMTEFVDFVSQGNVFVMLLFIAFVCLVLGLGVPTTANYVLVATLMAPVVVELGAQSGLVIPLIAVHLFVFYYGIMGDITPPVGLATFAAAAISGEDAIETGIQGALYALRTVILPFIWIFNPQLLLIDVNGWWELLVVVVACTVAMLVFAAITMNWFRVRSRWWENLLLVLAVVLLFRPDFFMDRITPEFRDVPAGQVFDVARGLPEGGRLVMEIKGTTLEGDDVTKTVALRLGAAGADGRKRLADAGVQMAPLGQEVQIGAVRFGSAARKAGVEQGWDVSAVKVPVDRPTPHWFYLPGFLLIALVWFVQGVRQPARVQPA, from the coding sequence ATGGCCACCGACATCGAGAAAGCGCCGCAGGCCCTGCAGGAATTGGTGGCGGAGTCCGACACCGGCGCGCGCAAGCCGGGCGGCATCACCGCCATGGTCATTACCGGCACGGCGCTGGCCTGGGCGGTGTTCCAGTACTGGTACGCCTCACCGCTGCCCTTCGCGATCGGCTGGGGCGTGCTGAACGACACCGAGGCGCGCGCCATCCACCTGGCCTTCGCGATGTTCCTGGCCTTCCTGGCCTGGCCCGCCGGCCGCCGTTCGCCGCGCAACCGGGTGCCGCTGCTCGACTGGCTGCTGGCGCTGGCCGGCGCCTTCGCTGGCGCCTACCTGCTGCTGTTCTACGCCCAGCTCGCCACCCGGCCGGGGCAGCCCAACCTGATGGACGTGGTCACGGCCACCGTCGGCCTGGTGCTGCTGCTGGAGGCCACGCGCCGCGCGGTCGGCTGGCCCATGGCGGTGCTGGCCGCGCTGTTCATCGGCTACGCCATGGCCGGCCCTTGGATGCCCGAGGTGCTGCAGCACAAGGGCGCCTCGCTCAACCGGCTGGTCTCGCACATGTGGCTGACCACCGAGGGCGTGTACGGCATCGCCCTGGGCGTGTCCACCAGCGCGATCTTCGTCTACGTGCTGTTCGGCGCGCTGCTCGACCGCGCCGGCGGCGGCAACTACATGATGCAGGTCAGCTTCGCGGCGCTGGGCCACATGCGCGGCGGCCCGGCCAAGGTCGCCGTGGTGTCCTCGGCGCTCAACGGGATGATCTCCGGCTCCTCGGTGTCCAACGTGGTGTCGGGCGGCATCTTCACCATCCCGCTGATGAAGAAGTCCGGCTACGGCGGCGTCAAGGCCGGCGCCATCGAGACCATGAGCTCGGTCAACGGCCAGATCATGCCGCCGGTGATGGGGGCGGCGGCCTTCCTGATGGTCGAGTACGTGGGCATTCCCTACTCGGAGATCGTCAAGCACGCGGCCCTGCCGGCCGTGCTGTCCTACATCGGCCTGTTCTACATCGTCCACCTCGAGGCGCTGAAGATGGGCATGAACCCGCTGGTGCGGCGCGCGCCGCGCCCGGTGCGCGACAAGCTGCTGCGCACCGGCATCGGTCTGTCGGGCAGCATCATCGTGGTGGCTGCGATCTACTACGCCATGGTCGCCATCCAGTCGCTGCTGGGCGCCGCCGCGACCTGGGGCGTGGCGCTGCTAATGGCGGCGCTGTACCTGTATGCCATCCGCGAGGCGGCGCGCTGCCCCGACCTGCCGGAGGACATCGACGTCGACAACCCGACGCCGCTGGACACCTGGCCGACGGTGCGTGCCGGCCTGCACTACCTGATCCCGATCGGCACCCTGATCTGGTGCCTGATGGTCGAGGAGATGTCGCCCTCGCTGTCGGCGTTCTGGGCCATCACCGTGCTGATCGCACTGATGGTGACGCAGCGGCCGCTGGTCCGGCTGCTGCGCCGCCAGTCCGCCGCCGGCACCTGGCTGACCGGCTGGCACGACGTGACGGGCGGCTTCCACGACGGCGCCCGCAACATGATCGGCATCGGCATCGCCACCGCCACCGCCGGCATCATCGTCGGCGGCATCACGCTCACCGGCCTGGGCCTGCGCATGACCGAGTTCGTGGACTTCGTCTCGCAGGGCAACGTGTTCGTGATGCTGCTGTTCATCGCCTTCGTCTGCCTGGTGCTGGGGCTGGGGGTGCCGACCACGGCCAACTACGTGCTGGTCGCCACGCTGATGGCGCCGGTGGTGGTGGAGCTGGGCGCGCAGAGCGGCCTGGTGATCCCGCTGATCGCGGTGCACCTGTTCGTCTTCTATTACGGGATCATGGGCGACATCACGCCGCCGGTGGGGCTGGCCACCTTCGCCGCGGCGGCCATCTCGGGTGAGGACGCCATCGAGACCGGCATCCAGGGGGCGCTGTACGCACTGCGCACGGTGATCCTGCCCTTCATCTGGATCTTCAACCCGCAACTGCTGCTGATCGACGTCAATGGCTGGTGGGAACTGCTCGTCGTGGTGGTCGCCTGCACCGTGGCCATGCTGGTGTTCGCGGCCATCACCATGAACTGGTTCCGGGTGCGCAGCCGCTGGTGGGAGAACCTGCTGCTGGTGCTGGCGGTGGTGCTGCTGTTCCGGCCCGATTTCTTCATGGACCGGATCACGCCCGAGTTCCGCGATGTGCCCGCCGGCCAGGTGTTCGACGTGGCGCGTGGCCTGCCCGAAGGCGGCCGGCTCGTGATGGAGATCAAGGGCACCACGCTGGAAGGCGACGACGTCACCAAGACGGTCGCGCTGCGGCTGGGCGCAGCCGGCGCCGACGGGCGCAAGCGGCTGGCCGATGCCGGCGTGCAGATGGCGCCGCTCGGGCAAGAGGTGCAGATCGGCGCGGTGCGCTTCGGTTCGGCGGCGCGCAAGGCCGGGGTCGAACAGGGTTGGGACGTGTCGGCGGTGAAGGTCCCGGTGGATCGGCCGACGCCGCACTGGTTCTACCTGCCGGGCTTCCTGCTGATCGCCCTCGTGTGGTTCGTCCAGGGCGTGCGCCAGCCCGCGCGCGTGCAGCCGGCATGA
- a CDS encoding aspartate/glutamate racemase family protein: MTRIALIHALAHSVAPINDAMAQHWPQALRMNLLDDSLSADLARAGSLDAAMHDRFQRLAAYALDCGSDAILFTCSAFGPCIEAVARAHPRVPVLKPNEAMVAEAAALGGRLGLVASFAPTLASMPPEFPPQLDLRIRLAEGALAALDAGEGTRHDQLVAAAARQLVDEGCTAIALAQFSLARARETVAAACGVPVLTTVHSAVAELRRRLEE, from the coding sequence ATGACGAGGATTGCACTGATCCACGCGCTGGCGCACTCGGTGGCGCCGATCAACGACGCCATGGCGCAGCACTGGCCGCAGGCGCTGCGCATGAACCTGCTGGACGACAGCCTGTCGGCCGACCTGGCGCGGGCGGGGTCGCTCGACGCCGCGATGCACGATCGCTTCCAGCGCCTGGCCGCCTATGCGCTGGACTGCGGCAGCGACGCCATCCTGTTCACCTGCTCGGCCTTCGGCCCCTGCATCGAGGCCGTGGCGCGCGCGCACCCGCGGGTGCCGGTGCTCAAGCCGAACGAGGCCATGGTGGCCGAGGCGGCGGCCCTGGGCGGCCGCCTCGGGCTGGTGGCCAGCTTCGCGCCCACGCTGGCTTCGATGCCGCCCGAGTTCCCGCCGCAACTGGACTTGCGCATCCGGCTGGCTGAGGGCGCACTGGCCGCGCTGGATGCGGGCGAGGGCACCCGCCACGACCAGCTCGTGGCCGCGGCCGCGCGCCAGCTGGTCGATGAGGGCTGCACGGCGATCGCGCTGGCGCAGTTCAGCCTGGCCCGGGCGCGGGAGACCGTTGCTGCCGCCTGCGGCGTGCCGGTGCTGACCACCGTGCACAGCGCGGTGGCGGAGCTGCGGCGGCGCCTGGAGGAGTAG
- a CDS encoding RNA-binding S4 domain-containing protein, with protein MDRLRIDKWLWCARFYKTRSLAAEEIGKGRIAVNGQEAKPSREVKVGDTVALRREGITRTVVVRGLSGLRGPAPVAQQLYEETAESLKAREEAAQQRRFAREPALSIEQGRPTKRGRRDLEEARRGWGDRWSASIDDEE; from the coding sequence ATGGACAGGCTGAGGATTGACAAGTGGCTGTGGTGCGCGCGCTTCTACAAGACGCGCTCGCTGGCCGCCGAGGAGATCGGCAAGGGGCGCATCGCGGTCAACGGGCAGGAAGCCAAGCCGTCGCGCGAGGTGAAGGTGGGCGACACGGTGGCGCTGCGGCGCGAAGGCATCACGCGCACGGTGGTGGTCCGGGGGCTGTCGGGCCTGCGCGGGCCGGCGCCGGTGGCGCAGCAGCTCTATGAGGAAACGGCGGAGAGCCTGAAGGCTCGCGAGGAAGCCGCGCAGCAGCGGCGCTTCGCGCGCGAGCCGGCGCTGTCGATCGAGCAGGGGCGGCCCACCAAGCGCGGCCGGCGCGACTTGGAGGAGGCGCGCCGGGGCTGGGGCGACCGCTGGAGCGCCTCGATCGACGACGAGGAGTGA
- a CDS encoding sensor histidine kinase — protein MRPLSLRRYLLLGILLPVLALIALNGVSLYRQALRAANTAYDRTLLASAKVIGEQLDVDGYDEQARLRATVPYSALEAFEADTRSRLFYRVSDLRGELVSGFEELPFWRGRLPQQPPYAALVDFYDARFRDEDVRVAVLLQPVASDDGRGMAVVQVAETLELRRSLARQVLLDTLWRQALLVAVIAGVVIVVVQRGTRPVRRLSSELQARPENDLTPIQAPDAPRELLPLVDATNQVMARLARLLDNQKRFVRDTAHQLRTPLAVLKTQVQSALRGDVEPRPALQEIGATVDRATQLANQMLSLAKVEQLRQQADAQVTDLAEVARAVALELSPLMAEQDLDFEIDTRPAPMRAHEWMLRELTRNLLHNAIRHGPRGGRLAVRLVVDGGWLALTISDSGPGIAAELRERLFQPFAAGDGRSGSGLGLLICQEIAHALGGNLVLDNRERHRHVEGLDATVRLPLATMETDGQAED, from the coding sequence ATGAGGCCGCTGTCGCTGCGCCGCTACCTGCTGCTGGGCATCCTGCTGCCGGTGCTGGCGCTGATCGCGCTCAACGGCGTCAGCCTGTACCGCCAGGCCCTGCGCGCCGCCAACACCGCCTATGACCGGACCCTGCTGGCGTCGGCCAAGGTGATCGGCGAGCAGCTCGACGTGGACGGCTACGACGAGCAGGCCCGACTGCGCGCCACGGTGCCCTACTCGGCGCTGGAGGCGTTCGAGGCCGACACCCGCAGCCGGCTGTTCTATCGCGTGTCGGACCTGCGCGGCGAGCTGGTCTCGGGCTTCGAGGAGCTGCCGTTCTGGCGCGGCCGGCTGCCGCAGCAGCCGCCCTACGCGGCCCTGGTCGATTTCTACGATGCGCGCTTTCGCGACGAGGACGTGCGGGTGGCCGTGCTGCTGCAGCCGGTCGCCAGCGACGACGGCCGCGGCATGGCCGTGGTGCAGGTGGCCGAGACGCTGGAGCTGCGGCGGTCGCTGGCGCGGCAGGTGCTGCTGGACACGCTGTGGCGGCAGGCGCTGCTGGTGGCGGTGATCGCCGGGGTGGTGATCGTGGTGGTGCAGCGCGGCACCCGGCCGGTGCGGCGCCTGTCCAGCGAGCTGCAGGCGCGGCCGGAGAACGACCTGACCCCGATCCAGGCGCCGGACGCGCCGCGCGAGCTGCTGCCGCTGGTCGACGCGACCAACCAGGTGATGGCGCGGCTGGCCCGCCTGCTGGACAACCAGAAGCGCTTCGTGCGCGACACCGCCCACCAGCTGCGCACGCCGCTGGCGGTGCTCAAGACCCAGGTGCAGTCGGCCCTGCGCGGCGACGTGGAACCGCGTCCCGCGCTGCAGGAAATCGGCGCCACGGTGGACCGCGCCACGCAACTGGCCAACCAGATGCTGTCGCTGGCCAAGGTGGAGCAGTTGCGCCAGCAGGCGGACGCACAGGTCACCGACCTGGCCGAGGTGGCCCGCGCCGTGGCGCTGGAGCTCTCGCCCCTGATGGCCGAGCAGGACCTGGATTTCGAGATCGACACGCGGCCGGCGCCGATGCGGGCGCACGAATGGATGCTGCGCGAACTCACCCGCAACCTGCTGCACAACGCGATCCGCCACGGGCCGCGCGGCGGGCGGCTGGCGGTGCGCCTGGTCGTCGACGGCGGCTGGCTGGCCCTGACCATCAGCGACAGCGGCCCGGGCATCGCCGCCGAGCTGCGCGAGCGCCTGTTCCAGCCGTTCGCCGCCGGCGACGGCCGCAGCGGCTCGGGCCTGGGCCTGCTGATCTGCCAGGAGATCGCGCATGCGCTGGGCGGAAACCTCGTGCTGGACAACCGCGAGCGGCACCGGCACGTGGAAGGACTGGATGCCACGGTCCGGCTGCCGCTTGCCACAATGGAAACCGATGGACAGGCTGAGGATTGA
- a CDS encoding response regulator transcription factor — MKLLLVEDDVSMRTALERSLGRRGLQVQGCADGNAALAAWRAFGPDVVVLDLTLPGRDGLQVLEQARREGIATPVLLLTARGTVGDRVLGLNAGADDYLPKPFDLDELEARLRALARRRSPASADGAADVQLGRLRLDRGEGAFYLDGSVLELTPRESALLQALFARPGHAVAKERLFELVFPGEPDVQYEAIEVVAYRLRKKLAGTGARLMTLRGLGYLVKAG, encoded by the coding sequence ATGAAGCTGCTGCTGGTCGAGGACGATGTCTCCATGCGCACGGCGCTGGAGCGCTCGCTCGGCCGCCGTGGCCTGCAGGTGCAGGGCTGTGCCGACGGCAACGCGGCATTGGCCGCCTGGAGGGCGTTCGGCCCCGACGTGGTGGTGCTGGACCTGACGTTGCCGGGACGCGACGGCCTGCAGGTGCTGGAGCAGGCGCGCCGCGAGGGGATCGCCACCCCGGTGCTGCTGCTGACCGCGCGCGGCACGGTGGGCGACCGCGTGCTGGGGCTGAACGCCGGCGCCGACGACTACCTGCCCAAGCCCTTCGACCTGGATGAGCTGGAGGCGCGGCTGCGTGCCCTGGCGCGCCGCCGTTCGCCGGCATCCGCGGACGGCGCCGCCGACGTGCAGCTCGGGCGGCTGCGGCTCGACCGTGGCGAGGGCGCCTTCTACCTCGACGGTTCGGTGCTGGAGCTGACCCCGCGCGAATCCGCCCTGCTGCAGGCCCTGTTCGCCCGGCCTGGCCACGCGGTGGCCAAGGAGCGGCTGTTCGAGCTGGTCTTTCCGGGCGAGCCCGACGTCCAGTACGAGGCGATCGAAGTGGTCGCCTACCGGCTGCGCAAGAAGCTGGCCGGCACCGGCGCGCGGCTGATGACGCTGCGCGGCCTGGGCTACCTGGTGAAGGCCGGATGA
- a CDS encoding tripartite tricarboxylate transporter substrate binding protein codes for MRRDTFLKSLAALAAAGALPLSARAAANVKMMIPANPGGGWDSTGRALGKALLDAKVADNVSFENKGGAAGALGLAQFVNSSKGDPNALMVMGAVMLGGIITGKPPVSLSQATPIARLTSEYNVFVLPANSPFKTMADVVAQLKKDPGSVKWGGGSRGSTEHIAAAMLARAVGVDPSKINYVAFRGGGEATAAILGGNVTVGGSGYSEFAEYIQAGKMKPIAVTSGTRLKGINVPTLKEQGIDVEIGNWRGVYGAPGLTPAQRKATTDMVLAALKTKSWAEALEKNNWTPAVLSGAAFEKFVDDEFASLRATMVKSGMV; via the coding sequence ATGCGTCGCGACACCTTCCTCAAGTCCCTGGCCGCGCTGGCCGCCGCCGGCGCCCTGCCGCTGTCGGCCCGCGCCGCGGCCAACGTCAAGATGATGATCCCGGCCAACCCCGGCGGCGGCTGGGACAGCACCGGCCGCGCGCTCGGCAAGGCGCTGCTGGACGCCAAGGTGGCCGACAACGTCAGCTTCGAGAACAAGGGCGGCGCCGCCGGCGCGCTGGGCCTGGCCCAGTTCGTCAATTCCAGCAAGGGCGACCCGAACGCGCTGATGGTGATGGGCGCCGTGATGCTGGGCGGCATCATCACCGGCAAGCCGCCGGTGAGCCTGTCGCAGGCCACGCCGATCGCCCGCCTGACCAGCGAGTACAACGTGTTCGTGCTGCCGGCCAACTCGCCCTTCAAGACCATGGCCGACGTGGTGGCCCAGCTCAAGAAGGACCCGGGCAGCGTCAAGTGGGGCGGCGGCTCGCGCGGCTCCACCGAGCACATCGCGGCGGCCATGCTGGCGCGCGCCGTCGGCGTCGATCCCTCCAAGATCAACTACGTGGCCTTCCGCGGGGGCGGCGAGGCCACCGCCGCCATCCTGGGCGGCAACGTCACGGTGGGCGGCAGCGGCTACAGCGAGTTCGCCGAGTACATCCAGGCCGGCAAGATGAAGCCGATCGCCGTCACGTCCGGGACGCGCCTGAAGGGCATCAACGTGCCCACGCTCAAGGAGCAGGGCATCGACGTCGAGATCGGCAACTGGCGTGGCGTCTATGGCGCGCCGGGGCTGACCCCGGCGCAGCGCAAGGCCACCACCGACATGGTGCTGGCGGCGCTCAAGACCAAGTCCTGGGCCGAGGCGCTGGAGAAGAACAACTGGACGCCGGCGGTGCTCAGCGGCGCGGCGTTCGAGAAGTTCGTCGACGACGAGTTCGCCAGCCTGCGCGCCACGATGGTGAAGTCGGGCATGGTCTGA
- a CDS encoding tripartite tricarboxylate transporter TctB family protein → MEANTGKGWQVAVGAGVLLLGIALGVGALQVPSAAGYGGVGPNFLPWLVAVGLAICGAMILREALTGGFRDRDEPDGSADAWWPGLAWISAGLLANAALITRIGFIGGCTLCYLLAVQGLRRAAGQAAARPASLLADLATGLLIAAPVYWLFTQFLGISLPGLTDTGWL, encoded by the coding sequence ATGGAAGCAAACACGGGCAAGGGCTGGCAGGTGGCGGTCGGCGCCGGCGTGCTGCTGCTGGGCATCGCGCTCGGCGTGGGCGCGCTGCAGGTGCCCTCGGCCGCCGGCTATGGCGGGGTGGGGCCGAACTTCCTGCCCTGGCTGGTGGCGGTCGGGCTGGCGATCTGCGGCGCGATGATCCTGCGCGAGGCGCTCACCGGGGGCTTTCGCGACCGGGACGAGCCGGACGGCTCGGCGGATGCCTGGTGGCCGGGCCTGGCCTGGATCTCGGCCGGCCTGCTGGCCAACGCCGCGCTGATCACCCGCATCGGCTTCATCGGCGGCTGCACGCTGTGCTACCTGCTGGCGGTGCAGGGCCTGCGCCGGGCGGCCGGCCAGGCCGCCGCCCGCCCGGCCTCGCTGCTGGCCGACCTGGCGACCGGCCTGCTGATCGCCGCGCCCGTCTATTGGCTGTTCACGCAGTTCCTGGGCATCAGCCTGCCCGGACTCACCGATACGGGCTGGCTGTGA
- a CDS encoding tripartite tricarboxylate transporter permease, with protein MDIFNALLQGFATAISPANLLWALVGCALGTAVGVLPGIGPAVAVAMLLPITGKVEITASMIFFAGIYYGAMYGGSTTSILLNTPGETATLVTAMEGNRMAKSGRAGAALATAAIGSFVAGTIATVVVTLFAPAVAEFAVKLGPPEYFMLMVLAFTTVSAVLGKSTLRGMTALLLGLAIGCIGLDQISGQPRYTLGVAELLDGIEIVLVAVGLFAVAEVMYAAMYEGRSPQQRNTMSRVHMTGRDWKRSIPAWLRGTAIGTPFGCIPAGGTEIPTFLSYATEKKLAKGENLAEFGGKGAIEGVAGPEAANNATVTAALIPLLTLGIPTSNTTAILLGAFQNYGIQPGPQLFTSSAALVWALIASLYIGNLMLLVLNLPMVGLWVKLLKIPKPQLYAGILIFATVGAYGMRQSAFDLVLLYGIGLLGVVMRRFDFPTAPVVVGMILGPLAEAQLRNAVSIGEGSFAVFVQRPMSLALVIVVVAVLVLPRLLRRTGVRGG; from the coding sequence ATCGACATCTTCAACGCCCTGCTGCAGGGCTTTGCCACCGCCATCTCGCCGGCCAACCTGCTGTGGGCGCTGGTTGGCTGCGCGCTCGGCACGGCGGTCGGCGTGCTGCCGGGCATCGGCCCCGCGGTGGCGGTGGCGATGCTGCTGCCGATCACCGGCAAGGTGGAGATCACCGCCTCGATGATCTTCTTCGCCGGCATCTACTACGGCGCGATGTACGGCGGCTCGACCACCTCGATCCTGCTCAACACGCCGGGCGAGACCGCCACGCTGGTGACGGCGATGGAGGGCAACCGCATGGCCAAGAGCGGCCGCGCCGGCGCGGCGCTCGCCACCGCGGCGATCGGCTCGTTCGTCGCCGGCACCATCGCCACGGTGGTGGTGACGCTGTTCGCGCCGGCGGTCGCCGAGTTCGCCGTCAAGCTGGGGCCGCCGGAGTACTTCATGCTGATGGTGCTGGCCTTCACCACCGTCAGCGCCGTGCTGGGCAAGAGCACGCTGCGCGGCATGACGGCGCTGCTGCTGGGCCTGGCGATCGGCTGCATCGGGCTGGACCAGATCTCCGGCCAGCCGCGCTACACGCTGGGCGTGGCGGAGCTGCTGGATGGCATCGAGATCGTGCTGGTGGCGGTGGGCCTGTTCGCCGTGGCCGAGGTGATGTACGCCGCCATGTACGAGGGCCGCTCGCCCCAGCAGCGCAACACCATGAGCCGGGTGCACATGACGGGGCGCGACTGGAAGCGCTCGATCCCGGCCTGGCTGCGCGGCACGGCCATCGGCACGCCGTTCGGCTGCATCCCGGCGGGCGGCACCGAGATCCCGACCTTCCTGAGCTATGCCACCGAGAAGAAGCTGGCCAAGGGCGAGAACCTGGCCGAGTTCGGCGGCAAGGGCGCGATCGAGGGCGTGGCCGGCCCGGAAGCGGCCAACAACGCCACCGTGACGGCCGCCCTGATTCCGCTGCTGACGCTGGGCATCCCGACGTCCAACACCACCGCCATCCTGCTGGGCGCGTTCCAGAACTACGGCATCCAGCCCGGGCCGCAGCTGTTCACCAGTTCGGCGGCACTGGTGTGGGCGCTGATCGCCTCGCTCTACATCGGCAACCTGATGCTGCTGGTGCTGAACCTGCCGATGGTGGGCCTGTGGGTGAAGCTGCTGAAGATCCCCAAGCCGCAGCTGTATGCCGGCATCCTGATCTTCGCCACGGTCGGGGCCTACGGCATGCGCCAGAGCGCGTTCGACCTGGTGCTGCTGTACGGCATCGGCCTGCTGGGCGTGGTCATGCGGCGCTTCGACTTCCCGACCGCGCCGGTGGTGGTCGGCATGATCCTGGGGCCGCTGGCCGAGGCCCAGTTGCGCAACGCGGTGTCGATCGGCGAGGGCAGCTTCGCGGTGTTCGTGCAGCGGCCGATGTCGCTGGCGCTGGTGATCGTCGTGGTTGCCGTGCTGGTGCTGCCGCGCCTGTTGCGCCGCACGGGCGTCAGGGGCGGTTGA